A segment of the Nitrosopumilus sp. genome:
TTATCTAAAGATTATCTAGAGCTTGCTACAGATGAAATTACTGCACTGGCAAAAATGTATGATAGATTTTCTAAAATAAAAATAATTTCAAATTTGGTCATAGTTCAATCAAAAACAAATTGGAACGAAATATCAAAAAGAGCTACATTTGTAAAAGTTTCTGGGCAGATTTTAAGAAAAATGTCAGGATTATTTTTGGATGAAGAGAATTTAGGTGTTCTAAAAAATGCAAAAACATTTGTGTGTAGAGTGATTAATTTATCATCAAATCAATTTGACATTCCAGAATTAGAAAATTCTATGGGAGATATGATATCAAAATTTTCTCATGCAAAAGTGAATTTAGAAAATCCTGACATCACGGTATATCTAATTTTTACTAAAAATGAAAACTTTTTTGGGTTTTCAAAAAAAATGAATGAAACAGTAAGATCAAAAAAGATCAAAAAATTCCCCCATGAGTTGGATTGGAAGTTAACCAGAGTAATGATAAATTTGATAGGCTTAAAAAAAGGAGAAACCGTTTGTGATCCATTTTGTGGAACCGGTACCACACTTCTAGAGGCTGAATCAATGGGAATTAATGGAATTGGATTGGATTTTGATGAAAAAATGTGTGAAATTGCCAAAGCAAACATCAAAGCGAACAGGTATAATTCAGAAATCATCAAATCAGAATTTCAAGGATTGTCAAAAATTTCTGATAGATTCGATGGGATTGTAACCGATTTGCCATATGGTACTTCCTCAAAAACATCAGAAAAGCCGCAAGAAATCCTAAAGAAATTTTTTGTTAGCCTTCCCAAAAGAAAAAGAGTGGCAATAATGTACAAAAAAGAAATGGACTTAAATTCCAAATTGAACGGATTAAAAAAATACCATATCTATAGGCATAAAAGCTTGACAAGAACAATTCTAATAAAATGAAACTTGTATTCTTAGGAACATCAGCAGCACAACCTACTGAAAATAGAGGGTTATCATGCATTTGTCTAGAAAGAAATGGGGAGATCTTGATGTTTGATGCAGGAGAAGCTGCTCAGATCCATTATATGAAATCAGGTCTTGGATGGAATAAAAAGATGAAACTGTTTGTTACACATCTACATGGAGATCATTGTGTGGGAATATTAGGAATATTACAAACGATGTCTATGCAAAATAGGACTGAAACCTTGGAAATCTTTGGACCAAGTGGAATTGAAGAATTCATTGCAGCAAATATCAAAATACTAAATTTTGGATTATCATTTCCGGTGTTAATTACTATTATCAATGAAGGAAAAATTTTGGAAGATGAAAGATATTCAATAAGCGTATGTGAAGCAAATCATTCAGTTACTGCGTTTTCATATTTGTTTGAAGAGAAAGATAAAGCTGGAAGATTTAATCTTGAGAAAGCAAAAGAATTGGGAATACCCGAAGGAGCATTATGGAGAAAATTACAAAATGGGAATAAAATCATCATTGATGGAAAAATAATTGAACCAAATCAAGTGTTGGGTGTAAAACGTCCTGGAAAAAAGATAGGAATTTCTGGCGATACAATGCCTACGAGGTCATTAGAAAGATTTTTTGAGAATTGTGATTATCTCGTATTTGATTCTACATTTTTGGATAAAGAAAAACAAAAAGCAGCGGAAACATGCCATTCTACTGCAAAACAAGCAGCAATTTTAGGAAAAAATGCTAAAGTAAAAAATTTAATTTTGACTCATTTTTCAGCCAGATACAAAAATGAAATTGGACACATGGAAGAAGCAATGGAAATTCATAATTCTGTAATAACTGCAAAAGATCTATTAGAAATTGAAATTAGATGAGAATGTTTGAATTAATCAAAGATCAAAATAAAAAAATAAAAAAAGTTGTTTTTGTAACAGGAGCTGGAATTTCACAGGAAAGTGGAATCCCCACATTTAGAGGAAAAGATGGATTATGGAGAAATCATGACCCAATGAAGTTAGCCACAATTGATGCATTTTATAACAATCCAGAACTAGTATGGGAGTGGTATAATGAACGAAGAGATAATGTTTTTCAAGCTCAACCAAATCAAGGTCACAAGGCAATTGTAGAACTAGAAAAATATGCAGAAGTTGTAATTTTAACACAGAATATAGATGGGCTTCACCAAAAAGATGGTAGTTCAAAAGTATTGGAATTACATGGCAGCATTATGACGATCAAATGTTCGGTTTGTAAATTTAAAGCCGACATACTAGCTAAATTTTCTAAAAATCCACCTCTGTGTAAATGTGGGAACTTACTTAGACCGGACGTAGTATGGTTTGGAGAGTCTTTACCACAAGAGGTATGGCAACAAGCTATGGATTTTGCAAGTAACTGTGATTTGATGATAATTGTTGGAACATCACTTATCGTTTCACCTGCAAATACATTGCCAATATATGCTCAACAAAACAACGCAACATTAATTGAGATTAATCTAGAGAATACAGAAATGTCTTCAGAAATGGATTTGGTAATAAATAATTCAAGTTCAATTGCATTACCTAAATTAATTTCGTTGTTTAAAGAAATTAAATCACAAAATGAAAAATTATAATCAATTTAAAAAATATTTTAATTTATTATTAATTAAATTACTGGAGCATCATTATTTTGTTCAATTATCATATATATGTAATAATGAACATTCTCTAATATCATTTATGAAAAATAAAATTTGTCCCTAAAAAATTCCTATTTAATAATTTGACAAAAATGTTAACAGTTTATTTTTTGTTGATATAAAATCTGTAAGAAGATATTAAAAAATAAGAAAAGTCAGTTGGTAAATAAAAAGATGTCATGTATTGTGAACTAGAATCATTTGTAAATGCTCTGAATATATTCAATAAGATTAAAATTTATGATTTCATCATTGATTATTTTTTGAGACGATTCTTTGGCCTCAGAAATTTTACTAGCTACTTTATCTCCAACATCACTAATTTTATTCGATACAGAATTATTTGTATTATCTACAATTTTATCAATTGAATCATCAATTCTTTGTTCTACTGAATCTAAGGCTTTAGAACTAAAATTAGATGTATCGTTTTTTAAAGAATCAAGGACGGTGGCAGAAGTGTTTGGAAATAAGTTATCAATTTCATTAGAAAATATCATGCCTCCCAAAACAACAACTCCAATAATTATGCCTAATTTTATGAACATGAAATAATATCCTAAAAATAGATTTTAGATTTAAACTAAAAAAAATACTCAAAAATGAGTGAATTTTCTTAGCTAACTATCATTAATTTCCAAAAACTATCCAATCAATCACCCCATCAATATTTGATGAAGTCAGAGTTACCAAAATTGGTCCTAATGGTGATTCTTCCGCTTCGTCACAAATTACTATCTTTTCAACGAAAGCTGCTTGTTTATTTAAAAAAAACCAGGTAGCATCATCTTTTAAATTATTCTCTAAACTTCGACTGAAAACTTTTTGAGAATGATTCGTATGAATTGTTTCGTAAATTTTTTCAAAAGATCTCAATTCTTTTGATTTAGCAATTATTTCAAAATTTTCGTTTTTTATTGTTGAATATGGAAAAATATTTCCAATTGCTTTTTTAATTTTATTTGGATCCTCAGAAAAATTTACCTGACTTGACATCTCTATTTCACAATTAATGTTTGGTGTTTTCATTTTATCCAACTTTGAATAATTTGAAAGGATGAATCAATTAATTCGTCTTTTGTTAACCCTATATTTGATATTGCATAATCAGATAATGCGATTGAATTACTTATTCCCACACCCAATTCACGATTATCCCTTTCTTCAAAATGTTTGATCGTTTGAGGATCATCAGATCTTCCTCTTTTTTGCAAAAAATTGAATCTAGTATTTGTTGATGCATGAACTGCCAATAGCTTTACAGTGCCAAATTTTCTAAGCACGTGTATTTCATCATTTGATCTTACCCCATCTATTAAAATTATATTTGCTTTAGAAGATTCTATTTTTGATTTAACTAATTCAGCTATTGCACCTGGTCCATTTTTCTCTCTGAGCTCAAGCATTAACTTTCCAAGATTGTCTCGGGTTGACTCCAAAT
Coding sequences within it:
- the rnz gene encoding ribonuclease Z; translated protein: MKLVFLGTSAAQPTENRGLSCICLERNGEILMFDAGEAAQIHYMKSGLGWNKKMKLFVTHLHGDHCVGILGILQTMSMQNRTETLEIFGPSGIEEFIAANIKILNFGLSFPVLITIINEGKILEDERYSISVCEANHSVTAFSYLFEEKDKAGRFNLEKAKELGIPEGALWRKLQNGNKIIIDGKIIEPNQVLGVKRPGKKIGISGDTMPTRSLERFFENCDYLVFDSTFLDKEKQKAAETCHSTAKQAAILGKNAKVKNLILTHFSARYKNEIGHMEEAMEIHNSVITAKDLLEIEIR
- a CDS encoding methyltransferase domain-containing protein, translating into MPESFFVLSKDYLELATDEITALAKMYDRFSKIKIISNLVIVQSKTNWNEISKRATFVKVSGQILRKMSGLFLDEENLGVLKNAKTFVCRVINLSSNQFDIPELENSMGDMISKFSHAKVNLENPDITVYLIFTKNENFFGFSKKMNETVRSKKIKKFPHELDWKLTRVMINLIGLKKGETVCDPFCGTGTTLLEAESMGINGIGLDFDEKMCEIAKANIKANRYNSEIIKSEFQGLSKISDRFDGIVTDLPYGTSSKTSEKPQEILKKFFVSLPKRKRVAIMYKKEMDLNSKLNGLKKYHIYRHKSLTRTILIK
- a CDS encoding AAA family ATPase → MLAKLIVCLTGMPGAGKSTIAEGLNLKGYEIINMGNAVREEAKRRNLESTRDNLGKLMLELREKNGPGAIAELVKSKIESSKANIILIDGVRSNDEIHVLRKFGTVKLLAVHASTNTRFNFLQKRGRSDDPQTIKHFEERDNRELGVGISNSIALSDYAISNIGLTKDELIDSSFQIIQSWIK
- a CDS encoding NAD-dependent protein deacylase, which translates into the protein MRMFELIKDQNKKIKKVVFVTGAGISQESGIPTFRGKDGLWRNHDPMKLATIDAFYNNPELVWEWYNERRDNVFQAQPNQGHKAIVELEKYAEVVILTQNIDGLHQKDGSSKVLELHGSIMTIKCSVCKFKADILAKFSKNPPLCKCGNLLRPDVVWFGESLPQEVWQQAMDFASNCDLMIIVGTSLIVSPANTLPIYAQQNNATLIEINLENTEMSSEMDLVINNSSSIALPKLISLFKEIKSQNEKL